The Parus major isolate Abel chromosome Z, Parus_major1.1, whole genome shotgun sequence genome has a window encoding:
- the LOC107216391 gene encoding LOW QUALITY PROTEIN: 39S ribosomal protein L50, mitochondrial (The sequence of the model RefSeq protein was modified relative to this genomic sequence to represent the inferred CDS: inserted 3 bases in 2 codons; substituted 2 bases at 2 genomic stop codons), which yields MCHPRWPRQGVRLAPSMSAVRAAAWRRSGLCPAGLRAFWRGRSTRRAHDRGCRKEXREVXADQAVPEKEEXGMICPPPCSRSYLTTEDLQSCLESQVIEVFVPSLPEDFXQTPLQENRLKHCLLAWLAVELGHAVPNSQLHWMCHAGDVLGFYCTPMKDRTETDELTAAELLLNMKIIWQQ from the exons ATGTGTCACCCACGGTGGCCGCGGCAAGGCGTCCGGCTCGCCCCCAGCATGTCGGCTGTGCGGGCGGCGGCGTGGCGGAGGTCTGGGCTCTGCCCCGCGGGGCTCAGGGCATTTTGGAGAGGCCGCAGTACCCGCAGAGCACACGATAGGGGGTG CAGGAAGGAGTAAAGAGAAGTGTAAGCAGACCAAGCAGTTcctgagaaagaaga aggaatgATCTGTCCCCCACCATGCAGCCGGAGTTATCTCACCACTGaggacctgcagagctgcctcgAGTCCCAGGTCATCGAGGTCTTTGTGCCCTCTCTTCCTGAGGACT AACAGACTCCTCTGCAGGAGAACAGGCTGAAGCATTGCCTGCTGGCCTGGCTGGCAGTAGAGCTGGGACATGCTGTCCCAAACTCCCAGCTGCACTGGATGTGCCATGCTGGGGATGTGCTAGGTTTCTATTGCACCCCCATGAAAGACAGGACCGAGACTGATGAactcacagctgcagagctgctcctgaacATGAAAATCATCTGGCAGCAGTGA
- the LOC107216390 gene encoding fructose-bisphosphate aldolase B, with the protein MTHQFPALSPEQKKVLADIAQRIVASGKGILAADESVGTMGNRLQRINVENTEENRRAFREILFSSDTSINQSIGGVILFHETLYQKDSSGKPFPALIKEKGIVVGIKLDKGTAPLAGTNGETTIQGLDGLAERCAQYKKDGADFGKWRAVLKITSTTPSQLAIQENANTLARYASICQQHGLVPIVEPEILPDGDHDLQRCQYVTEKVLAAVYKALNDHHVYLEGTLLKPNMVTAGHSCSKKYTPQDVAMATVTTLLRTVPAAVPGICFLSGGQSEEEASLNLNAMNQSPLPKPWKLTFSYGRALQASALAAWLGKNENKKAAQEAFRKRAQINSLACRGQYVLSGKTDAAATQSLFTASYTY; encoded by the exons ATGACCCACCAGTTCCCAGCgctgtctccagagcagaagAAAGTTCTTGCAGACATTGCTCAGAGGATTGTGGCTTCAGGAAAAGGGATCCTAGCTGCAGATGAGTCAGTGG GTACCATGGGGAACAGGCTGCAGCGGATCAATGTGGAGAATACGGAGGAGAACCGCCGAGCTTTTAGAGAGATCCTCTTCTCTTCGGACACTTCCATCAACCAGAGCATTGGGGGCGTGATCCTTTTCCATGAGACTCTCTATCAGAAAGATAGCAGTGGAAAGCCATTCCCAGCACTTATCAAGGAAAAAGGCATTGTGGTGGGAATTAAG CTGGATAAAGGCACAGCACCTCTAGCAGGAACAAATGGAGAAACCACCATCCAAG ggctggatgggctGGCTGAACGCTGTGCCCAGTACAAGAAAGATGGTGCTGACTTTGGCAAGTGGCGTGCAGTGCTGAAGATCACCAGCACAACACCCTCTCAACTTGCCATCCAGGAGAATGCCAATACATTGGCACGCTATGCCAGCATCTGCCAGCAG CATGGCTTGGTGCCCATTGTGGAGCCAGAAATTCTGCCTGATGGAGACCATGATCTCCAGCGCTGTCAGTATGTCACTGAGAAG GTTCTGGCTGCTGTCTACAAGGCTTTGAATGATCATCATGTGTACTTGGAGGGGACACTACTGAAACCCAACATGGTGACGGCTGGGCATTCCTGCTCCAAGAAGTACACCCCTCAGGATGTAGCCATGGCAACTGTCACTACTCTCCTCCGCACGGTTCCCGCTGCTGTTCCTG GAATCTGCTTCCTATCTGGAGGTCAGAGTGAAGAGGAGGCTTCTCTCAACCTGAATGCCATGAATCAGTCCCCTCTGCCTAAGCCTTGGAAACTGACCTTTTCCTACGGGAGAGCCCTGCAAGCTTCTGCCCTGGCTGCATGGTTAGGGAAAAATGAGAACAAGAAGGCTGCTCAAGAGGCCTTCCGCAAGCGGGCACAG attaaCAGTTTGGCTTGCAGGGGACAGTATGTCCTGTCTGGGAAGACTGACGCAGCTGCCACACAGTCACTGTTCACTGCCAGCTATACCTACTGA